In Anaerolineae bacterium, the following proteins share a genomic window:
- the pyrB gene encoding aspartate carbamoyltransferase, translating into MLTTTVEPLFNFAAVPGPADSRNGLSGQDILSVSQFNRETLSYIFGRAREMREMVNRVGGTDLLAGFVLTCLFYEPSTRTSASFIAAMERLGGSVIPITQGVQFSSVSKGETLADTIRTLEQYSDVIVLRHPELGSAQTAADYAQIPIINAGDGAGEHPTQALLDLFTIREELGTVDGLKVAMVGDLRYGRTVHSLTKLLAQYDVSLRFVSPEILRMPMVIMNEVIDAGKDVRETHDVADVIENADVLYVTRVQKERFTDLAQYEEVKDQYEITPEIMEKAKAKMIVLHPLPRVGEIHYSVDHDPRAAYFRQVKNGMYIRMALLAAVLGRA; encoded by the coding sequence ATGCTGACCACAACTGTAGAACCTTTATTTAACTTTGCTGCTGTGCCCGGCCCGGCTGATTCCAGAAATGGTTTGAGCGGCCAGGACATTCTTTCCGTCTCCCAGTTTAACCGGGAGACGTTGTCTTACATTTTTGGCCGGGCGCGGGAGATGCGCGAGATGGTGAATCGGGTGGGCGGAACAGATTTGTTGGCCGGTTTTGTGCTGACCTGCCTTTTTTACGAGCCAAGCACGCGCACCAGCGCCTCTTTTATTGCCGCTATGGAGCGGCTGGGCGGCAGTGTCATCCCCATCACTCAGGGCGTGCAATTTAGCTCCGTAAGCAAAGGTGAAACCCTGGCCGACACCATCCGCACCCTGGAGCAATATTCTGATGTGATTGTGTTGCGCCACCCAGAGCTTGGCTCGGCCCAGACGGCGGCCGATTACGCCCAAATCCCCATCATCAACGCCGGCGATGGCGCCGGCGAGCACCCCACGCAGGCACTCTTGGACCTGTTCACCATCCGCGAAGAGTTGGGCACGGTGGACGGCCTGAAAGTGGCCATGGTGGGCGATCTGCGCTATGGCCGCACCGTCCATTCGCTGACCAAATTGCTGGCCCAGTATGACGTGAGTTTGCGCTTTGTCTCCCCCGAAATTTTGCGCATGCCCATGGTGATCATGAACGAGGTCATTGACGCGGGCAAAGACGTGCGCGAAACCCACGATGTGGCCGATGTGATTGAAAATGCCGATGTTTTGTATGTAACGCGGGTGCAAAAAGAACGTTTTACCGATCTGGCCCAATACGAGGAGGTCAAAGACCAGTACGAAATCACCCCAGAAATTATGGAAAAGGCCAAAGCCAAAATGATTGTGTTGCACCCCCTGCCCCGCGTTGGCGAAATCCATTACTCCGTTGACCACGACCCGCGCGCGGCCTATTTCCGCCAGGTCAAAAATGGAATGTATATTCGCATGGCCTTGCTGGCGGCAGTGTTGGGGAGAGCGTAG